From the genome of Paracoccus seriniphilus, one region includes:
- a CDS encoding aspartate carbamoyltransferase catalytic subunit: MTFRARHLLGIDHLAPSDITALLNLAEEYVALNRRTVKHSDALAGMTQINMFFENSTRTQASFELAGKRLGADVMNMAVAQSSVKKGETLIDTALTLNAMQPDLLVVRHQNSGAVNLLAEKVNCAVINAGDGRHEHPTQALLDALTIRRAKGRLQRLTIAICGDISHSRVARSNLILLGKMENRIRLIGPATLMPSGVSEMGVELYEDMAEGLKGADVVMMLRLQKERMDGGFIPSEREYYHRWGLDADKLALAADDAIVMHPGPMNRGVEIDGTIADDINRSVIQDQVEMGVAVRMAALDLLARNLRAERGRAAAGVMA; this comes from the coding sequence ATGACTTTTCGCGCCCGACATCTTCTGGGCATCGACCATCTCGCGCCCTCGGACATCACCGCATTGCTGAATCTGGCCGAGGAATACGTGGCCCTGAACCGGCGCACGGTGAAACATTCCGATGCGCTGGCCGGCATGACCCAGATCAACATGTTCTTTGAAAACTCGACCCGCACGCAGGCCAGCTTTGAGCTTGCGGGCAAACGCCTGGGTGCCGATGTCATGAACATGGCCGTTGCGCAGTCCAGCGTGAAAAAGGGCGAGACGCTGATCGACACCGCCTTGACGCTGAACGCCATGCAGCCCGACCTGCTGGTGGTGCGTCACCAGAATTCCGGTGCGGTCAATCTGTTGGCAGAAAAGGTCAATTGCGCCGTCATCAATGCTGGTGACGGCCGCCATGAACATCCGACCCAGGCCCTGCTGGACGCGCTGACGATCCGCCGCGCCAAGGGGCGTCTGCAGCGGCTGACCATCGCCATTTGTGGCGATATCTCGCACAGCCGGGTCGCGCGTTCGAACCTGATCCTGCTGGGCAAGATGGAAAACCGGATCCGGCTGATCGGTCCCGCGACCCTGATGCCCTCGGGCGTCTCGGAAATGGGGGTCGAGCTGTATGAGGACATGGCCGAAGGACTGAAAGGCGCCGATGTCGTGATGATGCTGCGGCTTCAGAAAGAGCGCATGGACGGTGGCTTCATCCCCTCCGAGCGCGAATATTACCACCGCTGGGGACTGGATGCGGACAAGCTGGCGCTGGCTGCGGATGACGCCATCGTCATGCATCCCGGCCCGATGAATCGCGGCGTGGAGATTGACGGCACCATTGCAGACGACATCAATCGCAGCGTCATTCAGGATCAGGTCGAGATGGGCGTTGCCGTGCGCATGGCGGCGCTGGACCTGCTGGCACGGAACCTGCGTGCCGAACGTGGACGCGCCGCGGCAGGGGTGATGGCATGA
- the pyrC gene encoding dihydroorotase, giving the protein MNTTVFTNARLIDPEAQSDEIGSLLVRDGSILDRGAADETPPEGASVIDCQGRALAPGLVDWGVKIGEPGERHKESFRSAGLAACAGGVTTVIARPDTLPPIDTPESLEFVTRRALDAPVNIRHMAALTKAREGREMVEIGFLNDLGAVAFTDGVRVITDTKVLSRCMTYARGLNALIVGHPQDAGLSRGAAATSGKFSSLYGIPAVSPMAEVMGLDRDLALVAMTRCRWHADQITTAAALPALIRAREAGLDVTAGISIHHLTLNEFDVGDYRTFFRFTPPLRTEEDRQAMVQAVADGVIDVLASFHTPQDEESKRLPFEEAAPGAVGLQTLLPASLRLYHQGGLSLPQLWRALSLNPARRLGLEAGRLSRGAPADLVLFDPDTPFVLDRFKLLSKSKNTPFDGARMQGRVLGTWVGGARVYGDPA; this is encoded by the coding sequence ATGAATACGACCGTTTTCACCAATGCCCGCCTGATCGACCCCGAGGCACAAAGCGACGAGATCGGCAGCCTGCTGGTCCGCGACGGCTCCATCCTCGATCGTGGGGCCGCCGATGAAACCCCGCCCGAAGGCGCCAGTGTCATTGATTGCCAAGGCCGCGCGCTGGCCCCCGGTCTGGTCGACTGGGGCGTCAAGATCGGCGAGCCGGGCGAGCGTCACAAGGAAAGCTTTCGCAGTGCCGGACTGGCGGCCTGCGCCGGGGGCGTGACCACGGTGATCGCCCGCCCCGATACGCTTCCCCCGATCGACACGCCCGAGTCGCTGGAATTCGTCACCCGCCGCGCGCTGGATGCACCGGTGAACATCCGCCATATGGCCGCGCTGACCAAGGCGCGCGAGGGCCGCGAGATGGTCGAGATCGGGTTCCTGAACGATCTGGGGGCCGTGGCCTTTACCGATGGCGTGCGCGTGATCACCGACACAAAGGTTCTGTCGCGTTGCATGACCTATGCGCGGGGGCTGAATGCGCTGATCGTCGGTCATCCGCAGGATGCCGGGCTGTCGCGCGGCGCAGCGGCGACCAGCGGCAAATTCTCGTCGCTTTATGGTATCCCTGCGGTTTCGCCCATGGCCGAAGTCATGGGGCTGGACCGCGATCTGGCGCTGGTGGCGATGACTCGCTGCCGCTGGCATGCAGACCAGATCACCACCGCCGCCGCATTGCCCGCGCTGATCCGCGCCCGCGAGGCCGGGCTGGATGTGACGGCAGGCATCTCGATCCATCACCTGACTCTGAATGAATTTGACGTCGGCGACTATCGCACATTCTTCCGCTTTACTCCGCCACTGCGCACCGAAGAGGACCGTCAGGCAATGGTGCAGGCGGTGGCCGACGGGGTGATCGACGTGCTTGCCAGTTTCCACACCCCGCAGGACGAAGAATCAAAACGCCTGCCCTTTGAAGAAGCCGCGCCGGGTGCTGTCGGGCTGCAGACGCTGTTGCCGGCGTCTCTGCGCCTGTATCATCAGGGCGGGCTGAGCCTGCCGCAATTGTGGCGGGCGCTGTCGCTCAATCCGGCGCGCCGGCTGGGCCTTGAGGCAGGCCGTCTGTCGCGGGGTGCCCCTGCCGATCTGGTGCTGTTCGACCCGGATACCCCCTTCGTTCTGGATCGCTTCAAGCTGCTGTCGAAATCCAAGAACACCCCATTTGACGGGGCCCGCATGCAGGGTCGCGTGCTGGGCACCTGGGTGGGCGGAGCGCGCGTTTACGGAGATCCGGCATGA
- the plsY gene encoding glycerol-3-phosphate 1-O-acyltransferase PlsY — protein MSMILWSILGYLLGSIPFGIAITRLLGLGDLRQIGSGNIGATNVLRTGNKPAALATLLLDSGKGAIAVLLARHFAGESAAILAGCAAFLGHCFPVWLGFRGGKGVATFLGTLIAFHWPLGLAACAVWLLTAVISRISSLSALLAAIASPLLAWGMGRNDLILACLFMVALILLRHKANISRLLDGSEPRIGRKD, from the coding sequence ATGAGCATGATCCTCTGGAGCATTCTGGGCTATCTGCTGGGTTCCATCCCCTTCGGCATTGCCATCACCCGCCTGCTGGGGCTGGGCGATCTGCGCCAGATCGGGTCGGGCAATATCGGCGCGACCAATGTGCTGCGCACCGGCAACAAGCCCGCCGCCCTGGCCACATTGCTGCTGGATTCCGGCAAGGGTGCCATCGCGGTTCTGCTGGCGCGCCATTTCGCGGGGGAAAGCGCGGCAATCCTTGCCGGTTGCGCCGCCTTTCTGGGGCATTGCTTTCCCGTCTGGCTGGGCTTTCGCGGCGGCAAGGGCGTGGCGACCTTTCTGGGCACACTGATCGCCTTTCACTGGCCACTGGGTCTGGCGGCCTGCGCCGTCTGGCTGCTGACCGCGGTGATCAGCCGGATCAGCAGTCTTTCGGCTTTGCTGGCAGCCATTGCCTCACCGCTTCTGGCATGGGGAATGGGACGCAATGACCTGATCCTTGCATGCCTGTTCATGGTGGCGCTGATCCTGCTGCGCCACAAGGCCAATATCTCCCGCCTTCTGGACGGGTCCGAACCGCGCATCGGCCGCAAGGATTGA